Proteins from a genomic interval of Rosa chinensis cultivar Old Blush chromosome 2, RchiOBHm-V2, whole genome shotgun sequence:
- the LOC112190568 gene encoding protein BOLA2, which produces MGVTKEQVEASLTSKLNPSHLEVVDTSGGCGASFVIEIVSEQFEGKRLLERHRVVNSALEEEMKEIHALSIKKALTPEQWKQQQEAEKSKPAA; this is translated from the exons ATGGGAGTGACCAAGGAACAAGTCGAAGCTTCATTGACCTCTAAATTGAACCCTTCACATCTC GAAGTAGTCGATACATCTGGAGG ATGTGGTGCTAGCTTTGTTATTGAAATAGTATCAGAACAGTTTGAAGGAAAGAGGTTGCTAGAGAGGCATCGGGTGGTAAATTCTGCTTTGGAAGAGGAGATGAAGGAGATTCATGCTCTCTCAATAAAGAAGGCCCTCACACCAGAGCAGTGGAAACAACAGCAGGAGGCTGAAAAATCTAAACCTGCTGCTTAA